Proteins encoded together in one Coffea arabica cultivar ET-39 chromosome 2c, Coffea Arabica ET-39 HiFi, whole genome shotgun sequence window:
- the LOC140035320 gene encoding uncharacterized protein, with product MDVKFLFDRFAMKDGFDKYSKDFSFTSKVTWECKRPLVYGLGMAGIYLFPRKDKKIGFKITKLLSDLFFGIKDRQASIVPTVLADIFVACTNCQRGSKFFYGSNRILHMWAMEHFQRQLPTHDGLPLIGYNWIATHYKRVNKSNLPRSASEWLDFLRVLSDQKIRWVLDWTNCFNPVLHAKSSDLIPLLGTQGIMAYTPKRFLRQLGRIQGVPLTPDLADFTISFDKGICPDKIPMKIPIVEAWETLSDDEDIAYVPQLKQMALVTPQYEEWLRESGVERPLMEQSEKVKKLMAIIEAKDRENAQLRQSVEVNKNLAEKNKRLCEEMQERHQKLKRKCGKLYDQTERMQNPYSREPKDAVIDRLKKFNDLVRNQLREMM from the coding sequence ATGGATGTAAAATTTTTGTTTGACAGATTCGCAATGAAAGACGGATTTGATAAGTATTCGAAGGAtttttcatttacatctaagGTAACATGGGAGTGTAAGAGGCCGCTGGTGTATGGACTTGGGATGGCGGGGATTTATTTGTTTCCTAGAAAGGATAAGAAAATTGGTTTCAAAATCACTAAACTCCTGTCTGACTTGTTCTTTGGGATTAAGGATCGACAAGCCTCTATAGTACCGACTGTGTTAGCTGACATTTTTGTTGCGTGTACCAACTGCCAAAGGGGGTCAAAGTTCTTTTATGGATCAAATCGAATCTTGCATATGTGGGCTATGGAACATTTTCAGAGACAGTTGCCTACTCATGATGGTCTACCGTTGATTGGGTATAATTGGATAGCTACCCATTATAAGAGAGTTAACAAAAGTAATTTGCCAAGAAGTGCATCAGAATGGCTGGATTTTTTGAGGGTATTGTCAGATCAAAAGATTAGATGGGTACTAGATTGGACCAACTGTTTTAACCCTGTTCTGCACGCCAAGTCATCAGATTTGATACCGCTGTTGGGAACTCAAGGCATCATGGCATACACTCCGAAAAGGTTTCTCAGACAGTTAGGACGCATTCAAGGAGTACCACTCACACCTGACTTGGCCGATTTCACCATCAGTTTTGACAAAGGGATCTGTCCAGACAAAATTCCGATGAAAATACCAATTGTCGAAGCTTGGGAAACGCTGTCCGATGATGAGGATATCGCTTATGTTCCGCAACTTAAACAGATGGCTTTGGTTACCCCTCAATACGAGGAGTGGCTCAGAGAATCTGGTGTTGAGCGACCATTGATGGAACAGTCCGAGAAAGTCAAGAAATTAATGGCCATCATTGAGGCGAAGGACAGAGAAAATGCACAATTAAGGCAATCTGTGGAAGTGAATAAGAATCTAGCAGAGAAGAATAAAAGACTGTGTGAGGAAATGCAAGAAAGACACCAGAAGTTGAAGAGAAAATGTGGCAAGTTGTATGATCAAACTGAACGCATGCAAAATCCCTATTCTAGAGAGCCAAAAGATGCTGTGATAGATAGATTGAAAAAGTTTAATGATCTTGTACGAAATCAACTTCGAGAAATGATGTAG